The Maridesulfovibrio sp. genomic sequence GGATTCCTTCTGTGTTCCATATTCCGTCACTGTTGGCTCCGCGGACCCTGAACACGTAGTTGCCGTGATCAAAATTAGTGAAAGTCGCTGTGGCATCCGGGGCGTCGATCCATGCGTCATTAAAACCTTCCAGCATGTATTGGTATTTGTTCAGTTTCGGGTTCTGGTAGTCCAGGGCTGAAAAATTAAAGCTGAACATGGCATCTTTCCATGACAGGGTAACATGAGCGGATTCGGTTATGTTACGTTCAAGTTTTGCCGGCCTGTTCATTATGCTCAACCCGGTGATGACCATGGGCGGGGGAGTGATGTTGATTTTTATTTCGCGGGGATCGAACATGGTTATACCCTTGAGACCGCCGAAGTACATCTTGCCGCTTTGGCCTTTGTTGTATGAATTTATCCAGAATTCTATTCCCTGCAGCCCGTCTGAAAGACTGAAATTCCAGACCTGTCCGTTAACCGGATTAAGGCGTGAAATACCCTTGAAGGTGGATACCCAGACGTGACCGCTATCGTCTAGGCAAAGCCCTTGAATCCCGTCGTTGGCAAGGCCGTTTTCCGTAGTGTAGCGAGTGAACATCCCGCTTACCGGATCAAAACGGTTCAAACCGGAATCAGTGCCCAGCCAGAGGGAACCATCCGCAGCTTCGGCAATTGGCGTAACTCGGTTGTTCGAGAGGGATTGCGGATTGTCCGGATCGTGCCGGAAATGTCTGAATGTACCCTTTTCCCGGTCCATCAAATTCAGTCCGGCATTGGTGCAGACCCAGAAATTGTTATTGCTGTCTTCAAAAATGTTGCGGACCCTTTGATGTCCAAGACTGCTCGGATCGGAGGAAACATAGTTGTAATGTTTGAACTTGCCGGTTTCACGGTCCAGCCTGTTGAGTCCTTTTTTGCTGGTCCCGATCCAGATATAGCCCTTGCTGCCTTCGTATATCCACCAGATATTGTTCTGGCTCAGGGAGTTGCTGTCAGCATTGTTCCGTTTGTACCTTTTGACAACTCCTCTCTCTTTGTTGATGACACAGATGCCTTTTTTACGGGTTCCCACCCAGATCAGCCCGGAACTGTCCTGAAAAATGCAGTTGATCCGGTCGCCGGATAACTTCCACGGGGCCGCAGATTTTGTATTGTAGGTTTTGATTTCTCCGGTTCGGGGGTCATAGGTGTTGATCCCGTTTTTATAGGTTCCCACCCAAAGCAGCCCTTCTTTATCTTCAAGGACGGCACTTATTTCCAGCCCCGAAAGTGTGTCCTTTTTCCATGGCTGGCGGGTAAGTAAGCCGAAAGCCTGCATTTTAGGGGTGAGTTTGCTCAACCCGGCTGTATAGGTGGCAATCCAGATAACTCCTGAGTTGTCCTCGAGGATTCCGGTAACCTTGTTACTGCTCAGGCTCTGACGGTCAAACTGGTTGTTCTTGAAGAAATGAAATTTCATTTTTTCCGGGCTCAATCCGGCGGTTGCAGGATCCCGTTTCGCCAATCCTTCAAGGGTTCCCAGCCAGATATTTCCGGAACGATCTTCGTAAATGTCGTTAATTTCCAGAGAGCTGAGTATGGACCTAAACTTTCCGCTACGGGGATCAAGGATGGAAATTCCTTTTTTAGTGCCTATCCATAATTCATTTTTTTTCTGCTGATAAAAGCAGAGGATTGTGTTGTCGTTGAGGCTTTCAGGATCATCGGGGTCATGCATGAAAGTTTTAAATGTTTTTTGTTTACGGTTGAATAGGTTAAATCCTCCGGCTGTGCCTACCCATATCCGGCCCTGCAGGTCTTCATAAACAGTCCTGATTTCATCATCACTGATGCTGCCCGGCTGTTCGGAATGACGGAAGCTGGTAAAGTTTCCTGATTTCCGGTTGAAAATATGCAGACCATAATGAGTCCCTACCCAGAGCTGCCCTTTGGAGTCCTCATAGATGGAGCTGACGTCTTTATCCGAAACGGGATGGGTATTATCTGTTGCAGGCTGAAAGCTTATGAAGCTGTCTGTTAAGCGATTATAGCGGTTTAATCCTCCGCCCTTTGTGCCGACCCAGATGATTCCGTCCTTATCTTCATAGAGGGCGCGTATATTGGCGTCGGAAAGGCTTCCGGCTTCTGTGCCGTCCTTGTATACTTTAATATGCCTGCCATCGTAGCGGTTAAGCCCATCATAGGTTCCGAACCACAGGAACCCCCGTGAATCCTGCAGCATGCAGAGGATGGAAGATTGCGACAGTCCGTCATTCAGGGATAAGTGGTCAAACCTGAGCTCTTCCTGGTACGCCAGTGCCGGTATTATAGGTAAGATGAATAATATCAGTATGCTTGTGATTAATGTCGCAATTCTTATATATCGGGGCATGCGTTGATCCATATCAGTTGGCGATGAAAGGGCAGTCCACTCTGTTCTGTTAAACTGAGAGGACTGACTTGATACGTTCAAGGGCCCAGTCCACTTGTTTTGCATTGATAACCAGCGGAGGCGCAAATCTTATGATGTTGTCGTGTGTTTCCTTACAGAGGAGCCCGTTTTCCTTGAGCTTTTCGCAATACTGCCTTGCTCCTCCGGCATTAAGCTTGAATTCAACGGCCAATAGCAGTCCTCTTCCGCGAACTTCCTTGATTTTGCCGTTTTGGATGGAATTAAGCCCGGCCAGAAATTTCGCTCCCATATCTTCAGCATTCTGAATGAGTTTTTCGTCTTTCAGGACTTTGAGAGCCTCTCTTGCCACAGCACAGGCCAGCGGGTTTCCGCCGAAGGTGGAGCCGTGTTCGCCGGGCTTGAGTACGCCGAGGACCTCGGTATTGGAAAGTACTGCCGACACCGGGTAGAATCCCCCGGAAAGGGCTTTTCCTATGAGGGTGATATCTGCCTCGATGCCTTCATGCTCTTCCGCGAGCATTTTTCCGGTCCGTCCGAGTCCGGTCTGAATTTCGTCCAAAATCAGATTGATGTTATGTTTGTTGCAAATTTCGCGGACTTTTTTCAGGTAACCTTCGGGAGGTATTATGACCCCTGCCTCACCTTGGATTGGTTCGACCATGAAAGCCACTGTGTTGGGAGTTATGGTCGCTTCAAGAGCCTCGGCATTGCCGAAGGGGATGATCTTGAAGCCGGGAGTGAAGGGGCCGAATCCCTTGCGGGAGCCTAGATCAGTGGAAAAACTGACGATGGTGATGGTCCGGCCATGAAAATTGTCGCCGCATACAATGATCTCGGCGCGGTCTTCAGGGATTCCTTTGACCATATAACCCCATTTGCGCACCGCTTTGATGGCGGTTTCAACCGCCTCGGCGCCGCTGTTCATGGGCAGGACTTTGTGGGAGTTGGTCAGTGCGCAAAGCTCTTCGTAAAAAGGACCCAACTGGTCGTTGCGGAAGGCTCTGGAAGTCAGGGTCAGTTTTTCTATCTGTTCCTGCATGGCCTTTTTGATACGAGGATGGCAGTGGCCCTGATTTACTGCGGAGTATGCGGAAAGGCAGTCCATGTACTTGTTTCCTTCAACGTCCCAGACCCAGACTCCCTCTCCTTTTTCAATTACAACGTCGAGGGGTTTATAGTTCTGCGCGCCAAATTTATCTTCAAGTTCAATGTATTCGGACTGTTTCATCATCTGAATCTCCGTTGAAGGATTGATTTGTCTATATATCTACTAGATTCAGTTTCATTTATCCAGCTTTGTCCTTTGTGTTTGTATAATATATTAGAGACCTTTGCGTTGTTTGAAGAGTCAGACGTGTCAAACGCCGCATGATTTTTGTTTTCATGCGGCGTTTGGTGAAGAAGATGTAGTACTTAAATAATAAAATTTATTGCCTTTTGCGTGGGGCTACCTCAATTTTTTCCACCCACTTTGATCCGCTGGGCGGTTCATAAGTAGCAAATGAGTCGATGAGCAGGTCCGGAGTGTCTGCGGTGAGCAGTTTTTCCAGATGGATGTCTTTCAGGAAACCTTCTTCAACAACACCGCCCAGAAAAGAGAGCAGTTTGTCGTAGTAACCGTCCACATTGAGCAGCCCGCAGGGTTTGGAGTGGAAACCGAGCTGTGCCCAGGTAAAAATTTCAAATATCTCATCCATGGTGCCGATGCCGCCCGGCATGGCGATAAAACCGTCGGAAAGATCGGCCATGAGGGCTTTGCGTTCATGCATGGAATCTGCAACGTGCAGCTCTGTCAGTCCGTGTGAGCGATTTCGATTTTATAGAGGCTTTCCGGGATAACCCCGATCACCTTGCCCCCAGCATCCAAAGCGGATTGGGCCAGTATGCCCATCAGTCCGGTGCGTGAACCTCCGTATACGGTGGTCAGGCCGCGCTGGGCCATTTCCCGGCCCATGTTGCGGGCCGCCTGAGCGTATTTAGGGTCGTTACCCGGATTGGCTCCAAGAAAAATGCATATGCTTTTCATTTCAGGATTCCTTGTCTTTTAGGTAAAATGAGTTGTAGGCGATGGTTAAAAGGACCGCAAACCCGGCCGAGGCAACTCCCAGAGCGGCATTGTAAAAGGGCGGTGCCGCAAGTGCAAGCCGAATCAACAGGGTGACCAGCGCGAATCCCGAGTTACGGAAAACCGCATGGAATGCCGGGAGGAAACGTTGGGAAATGAGTACCAGCAGAATGTCGCTGAAGATGAGTATGGTATAAAAAGTACTAAAGAAATCAAATGAGTGAATGCCCATGGCCGAGCGGAAAAAAACGTATCCTCCCAGACCCATGAATAAACCCAGCAGGAGCAGGGCAACCAGTTTTTTGCTGGCAACATAGCTGAATTTAAATGAAGGTTTTAAGGTCGGGCCTGATTTTTGGACACGGTAATATATGCCCAGCAGAACAAAAACCACAAAGGCTCCTGTTCCGTCTGAAAGGATTTGGTAAATGGGTGTCATGTTTCCGGTGAATGTTATCGGTTCCGGAAAATTAACCAGTTCCTTGAATGAGTTACGCATGAGGATCAGACAGAGAATCTCCAACTGCTTGCCGACGGATTTTGAAAAAGAGCAAGGCAGCACAAAGATGAAACTGATTACCTCAAGCACAAGAACCAGAGTGAAGGCAATTCCCACTGCCGCGTAGTGGCTGCTCGGTGTTTTGGCTGCAATTGCTGCGGGGAGCAAACCCTGCCTGCCCAGTTCGATTCCCAGCAGGGCGGCCAGAAAGCAGCCGATTAGAATACCCGCCACAGCCCGTTCCGTCTTTTCATTTTGCCAGAGCGAGTGCAGGGGATCAAAAACGTATGTCGCTAATTCATAGATTGAATATTTCATAAGAATTTTATTACTATGACCGTACAATCATCTTCCAATGGAAGTCCTTTGCGGTAGGCTTCCACCTCAATGAGGATCGTGTCGGCGATTTCCTGTGCTTGTTTGTGGTGGTTATCGCGGATTATCTGCTTGAGACTATCCTTGCCGAATTGCTTCCCGGACGGGCTGTGTGCTTCCCATATCCCATCGGTATAAAGGATCATGATCTGACCCTGCTTCATGGAAGTTACATAGTCCCGGTACGGGTAGTCTTCATCAACTCCCAGCGCAAGTCCTTCGCCCAGAAGCTGGTCGAAACTGTCACTGTCCGGGGAATAGATCAGTCCTGGATCATGCCCGGCCCTGATCCAGTTGACTGTCTTCTGCTCTGCATTGCATATGGCCATGAACATGGTCATAAAGTGCCCGGTCTGGGCACAGTCTTTTGTTATCAGCCTGTTGACATCCGTTACGGATTCCACCAGCGTCCTGCCCTGTCCGGAAAGGGCGCGCAGATAAGCCCGGGCGCTGGTCATCAGCAGGGCCGCACTTACGCCGTGCCCGGACACATCTCCGATTGCCGTGGCAAAACTTTTGGGTCCGCAGGTGGCACAGCCTGTAAAGTCATAATAGTCTCCACCTGTCTGTTCTGAAAAGGTGCAGCGCGCGCCAATTTCCACACCTTCAATCTCGGGCGGGGCCTTCGGGAAGAGTGATTGCTGGGCCTCATCCGCCAGATCCAGGGCTTGCCTGATCCTTGAGTGCTCTCGCAGTTGGGGGACCATATGGTTAAAATTCTGGGCAAGATCGCCGAGTTCGTCTTTTGAGTGGAATTCAGCGCGGACATCCCAATCACCGTCTCCGACTTTGATCATTGCTTCCGATAGCTTGCGGATGGGGGTGGAAAGGCTTTGCGATACAAAATAGGCTACAACGGCAATGGATAGAATCACTGCCAATGCAATCAGCGAGGTCCCTTCGAGCTGGTTGGCTATGCTTTCACGTACAGATTGTTCGGCCTCATCCGCTTCCGCAGTGAATTTATTGACCGGTGTTATAATGAGGATGGATACGGATTTATTGATAGGACTGTAAGTCCACAAAGAGGGGACCCCTTTGTAGTTCATGTGCAGAACTCCGGGGTTCTTGTCGTTGATATCCTTGATCAGGGATTCAAATTGCGGGTTGTCTTCAGTCAGCCATTCTTTTTCCGGCGGGGCCTGCCAGAAACGTCCGTGTGCAGGGTGGAATTCTTTTTCAGTCTGATTGTCATCAATTTTACCGATGACCAGCAGGGAATCGTGATGTGCTTCATCCCGGTGAAGAGTCGTGACCATGATCACTTTGGCGACTTGCGTGTCCGTTGACACCAGTGCCGTGTTCAGGCTTTCCTCCAGAGGAATTACCAGCGATGCAACTCCGATGAATTTACCCTTATCGTCGTAAAGGGGGGCCGTCAGTCTGTTGCATAATGTTTTGGTTGCAGCATCGAGTGATGGCAGAGTCCAGTTCTCTTTACCCTGTTTACGTGTCTCTTGATACCATACGTGCGTTCTTGGATC encodes the following:
- a CDS encoding SpoIIE family protein phosphatase; protein product: MKIRWKLLIILLTFSLIPLFVLKTHGINSLKALGSDLQTQTRMTLLERATRNLAEQARSAAIMINLEERLYKTTLKSIQGEAELRLNTNEVASPAIKPFITTHSKNINEPELINLPAYKKRALMGRGTNRRGEHMAGMQRGDLIDLPITTDHISFWLSENLPLEQALTDINRITPLLDDFKSCAAALKNLVLWQEIILENGLIATYPGHNSFPRSYDPRTHVWYQETRKQGKENWTLPSLDAATKTLCNRLTAPLYDDKGKFIGVASLVIPLEESLNTALVSTDTQVAKVIMVTTLHRDEAHHDSLLVIGKIDDNQTEKEFHPAHGRFWQAPPEKEWLTEDNPQFESLIKDINDKNPGVLHMNYKGVPSLWTYSPINKSVSILIITPVNKFTAEADEAEQSVRESIANQLEGTSLIALAVILSIAVVAYFVSQSLSTPIRKLSEAMIKVGDGDWDVRAEFHSKDELGDLAQNFNHMVPQLREHSRIRQALDLADEAQQSLFPKAPPEIEGVEIGARCTFSEQTGGDYYDFTGCATCGPKSFATAIGDVSGHGVSAALLMTSARAYLRALSGQGRTLVESVTDVNRLITKDCAQTGHFMTMFMAICNAEQKTVNWIRAGHDPGLIYSPDSDSFDQLLGEGLALGVDEDYPYRDYVTSMKQGQIMILYTDGIWEAHSPSGKQFGKDSLKQIIRDNHHKQAQEIADTILIEVEAYRKGLPLEDDCTVIVIKFL
- the rocD gene encoding ornithine--oxo-acid transaminase; translated protein: MKQSEYIELEDKFGAQNYKPLDVVIEKGEGVWVWDVEGNKYMDCLSAYSAVNQGHCHPRIKKAMQEQIEKLTLTSRAFRNDQLGPFYEELCALTNSHKVLPMNSGAEAVETAIKAVRKWGYMVKGIPEDRAEIIVCGDNFHGRTITIVSFSTDLGSRKGFGPFTPGFKIIPFGNAEALEATITPNTVAFMVEPIQGEAGVIIPPEGYLKKVREICNKHNINLILDEIQTGLGRTGKMLAEEHEGIEADITLIGKALSGGFYPVSAVLSNTEVLGVLKPGEHGSTFGGNPLACAVAREALKVLKDEKLIQNAEDMGAKFLAGLNSIQNGKIKEVRGRGLLLAVEFKLNAGGARQYCEKLKENGLLCKETHDNIIRFAPPLVINAKQVDWALERIKSVLSV
- a CDS encoding two-component regulator propeller domain-containing protein: MPRYIRIATLITSILILFILPIIPALAYQEELRFDHLSLNDGLSQSSILCMLQDSRGFLWFGTYDGLNRYDGRHIKVYKDGTEAGSLSDANIRALYEDKDGIIWVGTKGGGLNRYNRLTDSFISFQPATDNTHPVSDKDVSSIYEDSKGQLWVGTHYGLHIFNRKSGNFTSFRHSEQPGSISDDEIRTVYEDLQGRIWVGTAGGFNLFNRKQKTFKTFMHDPDDPESLNDNTILCFYQQKKNELWIGTKKGISILDPRSGKFRSILSSLEINDIYEDRSGNIWLGTLEGLAKRDPATAGLSPEKMKFHFFKNNQFDRQSLSSNKVTGILEDNSGVIWIATYTAGLSKLTPKMQAFGLLTRQPWKKDTLSGLEISAVLEDKEGLLWVGTYKNGINTYDPRTGEIKTYNTKSAAPWKLSGDRINCIFQDSSGLIWVGTRKKGICVINKERGVVKRYKRNNADSNSLSQNNIWWIYEGSKGYIWIGTSKKGLNRLDRETGKFKHYNYVSSDPSSLGHQRVRNIFEDSNNNFWVCTNAGLNLMDREKGTFRHFRHDPDNPQSLSNNRVTPIAEAADGSLWLGTDSGLNRFDPVSGMFTRYTTENGLANDGIQGLCLDDSGHVWVSTFKGISRLNPVNGQVWNFSLSDGLQGIEFWINSYNKGQSGKMYFGGLKGITMFDPREIKINITPPPMVITGLSIMNRPAKLERNITESAHVTLSWKDAMFSFNFSALDYQNPKLNKYQYMLEGFNDAWIDAPDATATFTNFDHGNYVFRVRGANSDGIWNTEGIRLGISITPPFWKTSWFAAGLFCAFILLFILIVRQRTRSMKKQKDALAMQVEARTADLNQEIEEHKKTEERLEQAILKTEEANKAKGVFLASMSHEIRTPLNSILGVADLLKNTDISEEQAEYVNIFESSGEVLLTIINDILDFSKIEANHIQLESIPVDLLQETESLMYLQSTAASSRHVELVLRYKPEVPEIVTGDSTRLRQIMLNLLSNAVKFTNSGEVNVTVSRSGKGSSPDNITFTVSDTGIGISPEKLETIFEPFSQADTSTTRRYGGSGLGLSISRKLAELMGGSITASSTPGKGSTFTVTLPLPHCPETNPQPQPDLKCSEILVAARNPETLISLCETLNYFNGRATPCSTAESLKTLLHSAQEQKYRLLIYDLSLKNSEGLRLLHTLKAEGIELPPVLMLQQGAGFDRKLLEQGITGRGQPLPVSRRLLLRNTMELLNLSHKNGQSPEERHEFKLPAMRILVAEDNLSNQDLIRHFFKNTGVNLVMTGDGRQAMKLTSNNYFDIILLDMEMPIMNGYEFLDKFRKEEENSGKRSGIIALTAHVSPEHREKCLAGGADEFIAKPIKRDKLLQTALNLYNKLK